From Flavipsychrobacter sp., a single genomic window includes:
- a CDS encoding HTTM domain-containing protein, with protein MSNRLSKTHHYLFTPINNGSLIVFRILFGLVMSFEFLGALTSGWVKEVYITTQYNFTFIGFEFLHALHGPIMYWYYAIMLLCALLIALGWFYRPASIIMAILWTGFYFSQKNHYNNHYYLMVILCWLMTLMPANKRASLDVKWRHVSPAYTCARWYILVFIIQIGIMYTFAAIAKMNPDWLQAMPIKLWFSKKASIPYIGKLYGTAWFPWFVAYGGLLFDLLITPALLWKKTRKYAMFAMLFFHFFNSATFGIGSFPYMAMSLAVFFYPGEEFDNLLKTPKSFTADYKVPTLHIRRLIVGIFSIYFIWQICLPIRHHFIEGDVAWTEEGHKMAWRMMLRTKRGRSYYIVKDKKNDQKWTVTPDDYLAPFQVKDVAHHPDMIWQFAQLLKEKYKKEGYDVAVHGYCYCSLNGKPERLIIDPEVDLATEPWLHFKHHSWITPRPE; from the coding sequence ATGTCCAACAGATTGTCTAAAACACACCATTACCTATTTACGCCTATAAACAATGGATCTCTTATTGTATTCAGAATACTGTTTGGCTTGGTGATGTCTTTCGAGTTTTTAGGCGCACTAACCAGTGGGTGGGTAAAAGAAGTATATATAACCACACAGTATAATTTTACATTTATAGGTTTCGAGTTCTTACACGCGCTACATGGACCGATCATGTACTGGTACTATGCCATAATGCTACTATGTGCCCTACTCATTGCTTTAGGTTGGTTTTACAGGCCGGCATCAATAATAATGGCCATACTGTGGACAGGCTTCTATTTTTCTCAAAAGAACCATTACAATAATCACTATTACCTAATGGTGATACTTTGCTGGCTGATGACATTAATGCCCGCTAATAAAAGAGCCTCCTTAGATGTAAAATGGAGACATGTTTCCCCTGCTTATACCTGTGCTAGATGGTATATTCTTGTGTTCATAATACAGATAGGCATTATGTATACATTTGCCGCCATAGCAAAGATGAACCCTGATTGGCTTCAAGCGATGCCCATAAAACTGTGGTTTTCAAAAAAAGCGTCCATACCATATATAGGTAAACTATACGGTACGGCATGGTTCCCTTGGTTTGTTGCTTATGGAGGCCTACTGTTCGACTTATTGATAACACCGGCATTGTTATGGAAGAAGACAAGAAAATATGCCATGTTTGCCATGTTATTCTTCCATTTCTTCAACTCTGCTACCTTTGGCATAGGCAGTTTCCCTTATATGGCTATGAGCTTAGCGGTATTCTTTTATCCTGGAGAAGAATTTGACAACCTATTAAAAACGCCTAAGTCCTTTACAGCAGACTATAAAGTCCCCACCCTGCATATACGCAGGCTGATTGTAGGTATATTCAGCATTTATTTCATATGGCAAATATGCTTACCCATTCGCCATCATTTCATAGAAGGGGACGTAGCGTGGACAGAGGAAGGACATAAAATGGCATGGAGAATGATGCTACGTACCAAAAGAGGTCGCTCTTACTATATAGTAAAAGATAAAAAAAACGATCAAAAATGGACCGTAACCCCTGATGACTATTTAGCTCCTTTTCAGGTGAAAGACGTTGCCCACCACCCTGACATGATATGGCAATTTGCACAACTACTCAAAGAAAAATATAAAAAAGAAGGATATGACGTAGCAGTACATGGATACTGCTATTGCTCCTTGAATGGCAA